Proteins encoded in a region of the Isosphaeraceae bacterium EP7 genome:
- a CDS encoding type II toxin-antitoxin system Phd/YefM family antitoxin, with product MAHSPVRFLGSRELHRDLPKVLESLEDPTARCVLTIHSKPKAVLIGAEAFLSLLRGQTPADRLLALQLGALVQGLEAAGTSETRAAAPAPEVELIAV from the coding sequence ATGGCCCATTCCCCCGTCCGCTTTTTGGGCAGCCGCGAGCTGCACCGCGACCTCCCCAAGGTTCTCGAGAGCCTGGAGGATCCGACGGCCCGCTGCGTCTTGACGATCCACAGCAAGCCCAAGGCGGTCCTGATCGGGGCCGAGGCGTTCCTGTCGTTGCTCCGCGGCCAGACCCCCGCCGACCGCCTGCTGGCCCTCCAGCTTGGCGCCCTGGTGCAGGGCCTCGAGGCCGCAGGCACGTCCGAGACGCGAGCCGCTGCCCCGGCCCCCGAGGTCGAGCTGATCGCCGTCTGA
- a CDS encoding DUF1080 domain-containing protein codes for MRPVRISPAIFAAALLSLALVAADDKQAAAPPRSLFDGSTLDGWKPCYSKGGELKVVDGALILPLGKPMTGIVSTRTDLPSVDYELTYEARRTAGTDFFAAATFPVNASFVTLVNGGWGGNITGISSINGVDASENQTATFVRYKDQNWYAFKVVVTGDVILCYVDDKPVVQLSHKDLQLTTRIETRATEPLGFATWNTAGALRKIQVRRLTPAEVAAADKVVSQLEEGK; via the coding sequence ATGCGACCCGTACGAATCAGCCCCGCCATCTTCGCCGCGGCCCTGCTCTCGCTCGCCCTCGTCGCCGCCGACGACAAGCAGGCCGCCGCGCCGCCCCGATCCCTGTTCGACGGCTCGACCCTCGACGGTTGGAAGCCCTGCTACAGCAAGGGGGGCGAGCTCAAGGTGGTCGACGGCGCCCTGATCCTTCCGCTCGGCAAGCCCATGACCGGCATCGTCTCGACCCGGACCGACCTGCCCAGCGTCGACTATGAGCTGACCTACGAAGCACGCCGCACCGCCGGGACCGACTTCTTCGCCGCCGCCACCTTCCCGGTGAATGCCTCGTTTGTCACCCTGGTCAACGGCGGCTGGGGGGGCAACATCACGGGCATCTCCAGCATCAACGGCGTGGATGCCTCGGAGAACCAGACCGCCACCTTCGTCCGCTACAAAGACCAGAATTGGTACGCCTTCAAGGTCGTCGTGACCGGCGACGTCATCCTCTGCTACGTCGATGACAAGCCCGTCGTGCAGCTCTCCCACAAGGACCTTCAGCTCACCACCCGGATCGAGACCCGCGCCACCGAGCCCCTCGGCTTCGCCACCTGGAACACCGCAGGGGCCCTCCGCAAGATCCAGGTCCGCCGCCTCACCCCCGCCGAGGTCGCCGCCGCCGACAAGGTCGTCAGCCAGCTTGAGGAAGGTAAGTGA
- a CDS encoding serine/threonine-protein kinase translates to MIGQNLGSFKIESILGSGAMGVVYRATHEQTGKPAAIKVILGDTSQKNNATERFKREAEILQQFRHPNIVRFLAVGRSSGRSYFAMEYIEGETLDRVVDRRGPLPWADVVDLGIQFCEALHYAHEHGVVHRDLKPSNLMITAKGQVKLTDFGIAKDLDATALTATGRTLGTAAYMAPEQIRGTPEISHKTDLYALGVLLYQLLVGETPFQGTTALVLMNAHMTADAPRPSARVQEIPKALDDLVMNLMAKKPVDRPWDAAAVGEILKGLRDKKAKGAPIAMVWPLDGDPRGNPTRAGSSVPARPKASRQGTKGKGAAASAEARNGFDIAELLDNPRLGVYGLIAAAVLLGAGIAYVLWPTSAAYLHSHAEALMAHSDHTDWTLALDRYIEPLDSRFPDHAYKAQTETWRDKIALNAAERRAGRLETSKGTGLAGPSTDVETLYLRTFEGVQALLQQYKEPEALAAWEKSLAAYAPHGREARGWILLTKGRIKALSEEIAKRRATAEALLAEADLSEKSLNEARAERLRRDAIETYARYPDLRDLIDRAKAALPGAAAPPGDRTAPPVEPDPAPEPSPEPAPAAEPNPAAAELATPPAGA, encoded by the coding sequence ATGATCGGCCAGAATCTCGGCTCGTTCAAGATCGAGAGCATCCTCGGCTCGGGCGCCATGGGCGTCGTCTATCGCGCGACGCACGAGCAGACGGGCAAGCCGGCGGCCATCAAGGTCATCCTCGGCGACACCTCGCAGAAGAACAACGCCACCGAGCGGTTCAAGCGCGAGGCCGAGATCCTCCAGCAGTTCCGCCACCCCAACATCGTCCGCTTCCTGGCCGTCGGCCGGTCGTCGGGCCGCTCCTACTTCGCCATGGAATACATCGAGGGGGAGACCCTCGACCGGGTCGTCGACCGCCGGGGCCCCTTGCCCTGGGCCGACGTCGTCGACCTGGGCATCCAGTTCTGCGAGGCCCTGCACTACGCGCACGAGCACGGCGTCGTCCACCGCGACCTCAAGCCGTCGAACCTGATGATCACCGCCAAGGGGCAGGTCAAGCTCACCGACTTCGGCATCGCCAAGGACCTCGACGCCACCGCGCTGACCGCCACCGGGCGCACCCTGGGCACCGCCGCCTACATGGCCCCCGAGCAGATCCGCGGCACCCCCGAGATCAGCCACAAGACCGACCTCTACGCCCTGGGCGTCCTGCTCTACCAGCTCCTGGTGGGCGAGACCCCCTTCCAGGGGACAACCGCCCTGGTCCTGATGAACGCGCACATGACCGCCGACGCCCCCAGGCCGAGCGCCCGGGTCCAGGAAATCCCCAAGGCGCTCGACGACCTGGTGATGAACCTGATGGCCAAGAAGCCCGTCGACCGCCCCTGGGACGCGGCCGCCGTCGGCGAGATCCTCAAGGGCCTGCGCGACAAGAAGGCCAAGGGCGCCCCCATCGCGATGGTCTGGCCCCTCGACGGCGACCCGAGGGGCAACCCAACCCGCGCCGGCTCGTCGGTGCCCGCCCGGCCGAAGGCATCCAGGCAGGGGACCAAGGGGAAGGGGGCCGCCGCGTCCGCCGAGGCCCGCAACGGCTTCGACATCGCCGAGCTGCTGGACAACCCCAGGCTCGGCGTCTACGGCCTGATCGCCGCGGCGGTCCTGCTGGGCGCTGGGATCGCCTACGTGCTCTGGCCCACCAGCGCGGCCTACCTGCACAGCCACGCCGAGGCCCTGATGGCCCACTCCGATCACACCGACTGGACGCTGGCCCTGGATCGCTACATCGAGCCGCTAGACAGCCGGTTCCCCGACCATGCCTACAAGGCGCAGACCGAGACCTGGCGCGACAAGATCGCCCTGAACGCCGCCGAACGCCGCGCCGGACGGCTGGAGACCTCCAAGGGGACCGGCCTGGCCGGCCCGTCGACCGACGTGGAGACGCTCTACCTCCGCACCTTCGAGGGCGTCCAGGCCCTGCTCCAGCAATACAAGGAGCCCGAGGCCCTGGCCGCCTGGGAGAAGTCGCTGGCGGCCTACGCCCCGCACGGCCGGGAGGCCCGCGGCTGGATCCTGCTGACGAAGGGCCGGATCAAGGCTCTCAGCGAGGAGATCGCCAAGCGAAGGGCCACCGCCGAGGCGCTGCTGGCCGAGGCCGACCTGTCGGAGAAGTCGCTCAACGAGGCCAGGGCCGAACGCCTGAGGCGCGACGCCATCGAGACTTACGCGCGCTACCCCGATCTGCGCGACCTGATCGATCGCGCCAAGGCCGCCCTCCCCGGCGCCGCTGCCCCGCCCGGAGACCGGACCGCCCCCCCCGTGGAGCCAGACCCGGCGCCGGAACCCTCGCCCGAGCCCGCACCTGCGGCCGAACCCAACCCGGCCGCCGCCGAGCTGGCCACGCCCCCCGCCGGGGCCTGA
- a CDS encoding DUF1559 domain-containing protein, which yields MKSRRGFTLIELLVVISIIAVLIALLLPAVQSAREAARRMQCTNNLKQQGLAALNFESTYGTLPPGVGPYPIATTGARASVAAVILPFLEQASMYGAFNFQININLYGPTTANNTAQTQLVSAYICPSDPSSNRFTLGTTQLGYNNYFASTGNSPSNFEGTLPSQESNTARMGVFTIKLNTSEPQYIPAGSTTLNPSYRTAIGVSMAGITDGTSNTAMFAETKRGKAGTNTPAEVPIPDPLNVYTFSGDFTGDTAIIPPTDCATFANQTRLRYRGQQYYRSLPATGYYSHTLPPNYKLWDCVNTPNYNQGHIAARSYHPGGVNVSFCDGSVKFVKDTINPIVWRGVGSRAGGEILSADAY from the coding sequence ATGAAGAGCCGTCGCGGATTCACGCTCATCGAGCTGCTTGTCGTCATCTCCATCATCGCCGTCCTCATCGCCCTCCTCCTCCCCGCCGTGCAGAGCGCCCGCGAAGCCGCCAGGCGCATGCAGTGCACCAACAATCTGAAACAGCAGGGCTTGGCGGCACTCAACTTCGAGTCGACCTACGGTACCCTCCCCCCCGGGGTAGGTCCTTATCCGATCGCCACCACAGGCGCTCGCGCTTCGGTCGCGGCCGTGATCCTGCCGTTCCTTGAGCAAGCGTCGATGTACGGCGCCTTCAATTTCCAGATCAATATCAACCTCTACGGTCCGACCACGGCCAATAACACGGCGCAGACGCAACTTGTCTCGGCGTATATCTGTCCTTCGGATCCGAGTTCGAATCGCTTCACCCTGGGCACCACTCAGCTCGGCTACAACAATTACTTCGCGAGCACCGGGAACTCGCCCAGCAACTTTGAAGGCACGCTCCCCTCGCAGGAGTCGAACACGGCTCGCATGGGCGTTTTCACGATCAAGCTCAACACGTCCGAGCCGCAATACATCCCGGCCGGGAGCACCACCCTCAACCCGAGCTATCGGACCGCGATCGGCGTGTCGATGGCGGGAATTACCGACGGCACGAGCAACACGGCGATGTTCGCCGAGACGAAGCGTGGCAAGGCCGGGACCAACACGCCGGCGGAGGTCCCTATACCCGACCCCTTGAACGTCTATACCTTCTCCGGCGACTTCACCGGCGACACCGCGATCATCCCGCCGACCGACTGCGCGACGTTCGCCAACCAGACCCGCCTCCGCTATCGCGGCCAGCAGTATTATCGCAGCCTGCCCGCGACCGGTTATTACAGCCACACGTTGCCGCCGAACTACAAGCTCTGGGATTGCGTGAACACCCCCAACTACAACCAGGGGCACATCGCGGCCCGGAGCTACCACCCCGGCGGTGTGAACGTCTCGTTCTGCGATGGCTCAGTCAAGTTCGTCAAGGACACGATCAATCCGATCGTCTGGCGAGGCGTGGGCAGTCGCGCGGGCGGCGAGATCTTGAGCGCCGACGCATACTGA
- a CDS encoding DUF1559 domain-containing protein, giving the protein MLAKPTRRGFTLIELLVVISIIAVLIALLLPAVQSAREAARRIQCTNNLKQIGLALHNYESSVGAFPPGGESSNYTYSAGNPQTQFVDGEYSPLARILNYIEAGNAYNTINFNLDYNTATGANFTGTSSVINAFICPSSVREPSGGRDTIDQTDFMSVQFGVGYGVQDYGATVYTDIDPTGTVVPGASPVTPYRNKVARADGALKASCTRIAELTDGTSNTIVFAEDAGRDARFVSPYSEQDRIGHDLAPYSPARPVISTYNSRKYWRWAEPDGGFGVSGSINNKFRPMRTDTPYSTVSVVNGVDVKGNNAGANDEIFSFHPGGANVVFADGSVKFLKDTTSIVVLRSLITAKGGEVVSSDAF; this is encoded by the coding sequence ATGCTTGCGAAGCCGACCCGCCGCGGGTTCACCCTGATCGAACTGCTTGTTGTCATCTCCATCATCGCCGTCCTGATCGCGTTGCTGCTGCCGGCCGTGCAGAGCGCCCGCGAGGCGGCACGTCGGATCCAGTGCACCAACAACCTGAAGCAAATCGGCCTGGCCCTGCACAACTACGAGAGCAGCGTCGGGGCCTTCCCGCCGGGCGGCGAGTCGTCCAACTACACGTACAGCGCCGGCAACCCCCAGACCCAGTTCGTTGACGGCGAGTACAGCCCGCTCGCCCGCATCCTGAACTACATCGAGGCGGGCAACGCCTACAACACGATCAACTTCAACCTCGACTACAACACCGCCACCGGCGCCAACTTCACCGGGACCTCCTCGGTGATCAACGCCTTCATCTGCCCCTCGTCGGTTCGCGAGCCCTCGGGCGGCCGAGACACCATTGACCAGACCGACTTCATGTCCGTCCAGTTCGGCGTCGGCTACGGCGTGCAGGATTACGGCGCGACGGTCTACACCGACATCGACCCGACCGGAACGGTCGTCCCGGGCGCATCGCCGGTGACCCCCTACCGCAACAAGGTGGCCCGCGCCGACGGTGCCCTGAAGGCCAGCTGCACCCGGATCGCCGAGCTGACCGACGGCACCAGCAACACCATCGTCTTCGCCGAAGATGCCGGCCGCGACGCCCGGTTCGTCAGCCCCTACAGCGAGCAGGACCGGATCGGCCACGACCTGGCCCCGTACTCGCCCGCCCGCCCGGTCATCTCCACCTACAACAGCCGTAAGTACTGGCGCTGGGCCGAGCCCGATGGCGGCTTCGGGGTCTCAGGCTCGATCAACAACAAGTTCCGCCCGATGCGGACCGACACCCCGTACTCGACCGTCTCGGTGGTCAACGGCGTGGACGTGAAGGGGAACAACGCGGGGGCCAACGACGAGATCTTCTCGTTCCACCCCGGCGGAGCCAACGTCGTCTTCGCCGACGGCTCGGTCAAGTTCCTCAAGGACACGACCAGCATCGTCGTCCTCCGCTCGCTGATCACGGCCAAGGGCGGCGAGGTCGTCTCGTCCGACGCCTTCTGA
- the dnaE gene encoding DNA polymerase III subunit alpha, producing MSSVSRPFVHLHCHSHFSLLDGASKIPALVKRVKNEGMGALAVTDHGNMHGAAELLREAKSAGIKPIIGIEAYVAPHHRTSKTAGGVSGQEHNFHLTLLARNAAGFRNLLRLSSMAFLEGFYYKPRVDKEILERHSEGLICLSGCVSSEFSDHLLRGKAADAEKLAAWYQKIFGEENFFIEIQNNGVQIQRDHEAVAVPLANRMGIPLVATSDAHYLTREDAPAHDVLLCVMTGKTLDDPGRMKFDTDEFHVRTPDEMYEAMPGHEEALGMSARIADMVEDNYKSLEFGKRFFPAFNPPDEKTPEAYLLELCNEGLLVRYGPNPSPEVLARLEHELGTINRMGFASYFLIVWDFVRFAREVGIPSNARGSACGAIVSYLLYISHVCPLKYDLLFERFLDPNRSEAPDIDIDLCQERRYEVIEYVRNKYGAANVAQIGTFGTMAAKAAIKDVGRAMNIPLSRVEQITKLIPNVLHISIEDAIKQEPGLRKLRDEDAQIAKLLDFARRLEGIARNVSTHAAGVVIADRPLNEMVPLQKLPNKDKDKEVVSTQWSMGDVEKAGLLKMDFLGLRNLTSLATAVRLINERRPADDPLDLASLPLDDEATYLLLQRGEGKGVFQLEGAGIRDLLVKMKPDRFADLIAILALYRPGPLNGGMVDSYVNRKHGREKPEYPHPVMKDVLEDTHGIMVYQEQVMRILNRLGGIELSQAYGCIKAISKKKTELIAAGRAEFVTGATAKGVSKDQASKIFELIEFFGGYGFNKSHSTAYAQVLYHTAYLKAHYPTEFMAAVLTSEMDGAEREKFFVEHIDDCRRMGIEVLAPDINEGGAEFRVAREGAVNFGLLAVKGAGTKAVEAIVAARDLGGKFGHLTDLFERVPQGVITQSCVEALIKAGAFDKMGGRRSQWLAILPRAAQAGAAVQEDRKRGQRSLFDGPDSDSGPAASAALSLPDVPEPPEAEKLADEKKVLGFYMSSHPLARHAAMLQALATHKVAELGNTADKAEILLGGMITAVQLKTVQKSRSGLTRMAKLTFEDLTGSVPAMLWPEEFAKNESILKNDQIAFVKGTLDRRREPAELVITKIIPMDNGPAELTRGVIVRLHKGIQQPDDLERLNRTVKAYAGNLDLYLEILGLDGVRRAIFKAGPNQKVRHDERMLDDLESTVGCDNVRLLGLGGTASRKPSINPVPAYAATAPAMDDGPGDDMDDD from the coding sequence ATGTCGAGCGTCAGCCGGCCCTTCGTGCACCTGCATTGCCACAGCCACTTCAGCCTGCTCGACGGCGCCAGCAAGATCCCGGCGCTGGTCAAGCGGGTCAAGAACGAGGGCATGGGCGCGCTGGCGGTCACCGACCACGGCAACATGCACGGGGCCGCCGAGCTGCTGCGCGAGGCCAAGTCGGCCGGCATCAAGCCGATCATCGGCATCGAGGCGTATGTCGCGCCCCACCACCGGACGAGCAAGACGGCCGGCGGGGTGTCGGGGCAGGAGCACAACTTCCACCTGACCCTGCTGGCCAGGAACGCCGCCGGGTTCCGCAACCTGCTCCGGCTCTCGTCGATGGCCTTCCTGGAAGGCTTCTACTACAAGCCACGCGTCGACAAGGAGATCCTCGAGCGGCACAGCGAGGGGCTCATCTGCCTGTCGGGCTGCGTCTCGTCGGAGTTCTCCGACCACCTCCTGCGCGGCAAGGCGGCCGACGCCGAGAAGCTGGCCGCCTGGTACCAGAAGATCTTCGGCGAAGAGAACTTCTTCATCGAGATCCAGAACAACGGCGTCCAGATCCAGCGCGACCACGAGGCCGTGGCCGTCCCGCTGGCCAATCGCATGGGCATCCCCCTGGTCGCCACCAGCGACGCCCACTACCTGACCCGCGAGGATGCCCCGGCGCACGACGTCCTGCTCTGCGTCATGACCGGCAAGACGCTCGACGACCCAGGCCGGATGAAGTTCGACACCGACGAGTTTCACGTCCGCACGCCCGACGAGATGTACGAGGCCATGCCCGGCCACGAAGAGGCCCTGGGCATGTCGGCCAGGATCGCCGACATGGTCGAGGACAACTACAAGAGCCTCGAGTTCGGCAAGCGGTTCTTCCCCGCCTTCAACCCGCCCGACGAGAAGACCCCCGAAGCCTACCTGCTGGAGCTTTGCAACGAAGGCCTGCTCGTTCGATATGGCCCGAACCCGTCGCCCGAGGTGCTCGCCAGGCTGGAGCATGAGCTGGGTACCATCAACCGGATGGGCTTCGCGTCGTACTTCCTGATCGTCTGGGACTTCGTCCGGTTCGCCCGCGAGGTGGGCATCCCGTCGAACGCCAGAGGCTCAGCGTGCGGGGCCATCGTCAGCTACCTGCTCTACATCAGCCACGTCTGCCCGCTGAAATACGACCTCCTGTTCGAGCGGTTCCTCGACCCCAACCGGTCGGAGGCGCCCGACATCGACATCGACCTCTGCCAGGAGCGTCGGTACGAGGTCATCGAGTACGTCCGCAACAAGTACGGCGCGGCCAACGTCGCCCAGATCGGCACGTTCGGCACGATGGCGGCCAAGGCCGCGATCAAGGACGTCGGCCGGGCGATGAACATCCCGCTGTCGCGGGTCGAGCAGATCACCAAGCTGATCCCCAACGTCCTGCACATCTCCATCGAGGATGCGATCAAGCAGGAGCCCGGCCTGCGCAAGCTGCGCGACGAGGACGCGCAGATCGCCAAGCTGCTCGACTTCGCCAGGCGCCTGGAGGGGATCGCCCGCAACGTCAGCACGCACGCCGCCGGCGTCGTCATCGCCGACCGCCCACTCAACGAGATGGTCCCGCTCCAGAAGCTGCCCAACAAGGACAAAGACAAGGAAGTCGTCAGCACGCAGTGGTCGATGGGCGACGTCGAGAAGGCCGGCCTGCTGAAGATGGACTTCCTCGGGCTGAGGAACCTGACCAGCCTGGCCACCGCCGTCCGCCTGATCAACGAGCGCAGGCCCGCCGACGACCCTCTCGACCTGGCCTCGCTGCCGCTCGACGACGAGGCGACCTATTTGCTCCTCCAGCGCGGCGAAGGCAAGGGGGTCTTCCAGCTCGAAGGGGCCGGCATCCGCGACCTGCTCGTGAAGATGAAGCCCGACCGCTTCGCCGACCTCATCGCCATCCTGGCCCTCTACCGCCCCGGCCCACTCAACGGCGGCATGGTCGACTCCTACGTGAACCGAAAGCACGGACGGGAGAAGCCCGAGTACCCGCACCCGGTGATGAAGGACGTCCTGGAAGACACCCACGGGATCATGGTGTACCAGGAGCAGGTCATGCGCATCCTCAACCGCTTGGGGGGCATCGAGCTCTCTCAGGCGTACGGGTGCATCAAGGCCATCTCCAAGAAGAAGACCGAGCTGATCGCCGCCGGCCGCGCCGAGTTCGTGACCGGGGCGACGGCCAAGGGGGTCTCGAAGGACCAGGCGTCGAAGATCTTCGAGCTGATCGAGTTCTTCGGCGGCTACGGCTTCAACAAGTCGCACTCGACGGCGTATGCCCAGGTGCTCTACCACACGGCCTACCTGAAGGCGCACTACCCGACCGAGTTCATGGCGGCGGTGCTGACCTCGGAGATGGACGGGGCCGAGCGCGAGAAGTTCTTCGTCGAACACATCGACGACTGCCGACGCATGGGCATCGAGGTCCTGGCCCCCGACATCAACGAGGGGGGGGCCGAATTCCGAGTCGCCCGCGAGGGGGCCGTGAACTTCGGGCTCCTGGCCGTCAAGGGGGCCGGGACCAAGGCCGTCGAGGCGATCGTGGCGGCCCGCGACCTGGGTGGCAAGTTCGGCCACCTGACCGACCTGTTCGAACGCGTCCCGCAGGGGGTCATCACCCAGTCGTGCGTCGAGGCCCTCATCAAGGCCGGCGCGTTCGACAAGATGGGGGGCCGCCGAAGCCAGTGGCTCGCCATCCTCCCCCGCGCCGCGCAGGCCGGCGCCGCGGTCCAGGAAGACCGCAAACGCGGCCAGCGCAGCCTGTTCGACGGGCCCGACTCGGACTCCGGACCGGCCGCCTCGGCGGCCCTGTCGCTGCCCGACGTGCCCGAGCCCCCCGAGGCCGAGAAGCTGGCCGACGAGAAGAAGGTGCTCGGCTTTTATATGTCGAGCCACCCCCTGGCACGCCACGCCGCGATGCTCCAGGCGCTGGCCACGCACAAGGTGGCCGAGCTGGGGAATACCGCGGACAAGGCCGAGATCCTGCTGGGGGGCATGATCACGGCGGTCCAGCTCAAGACGGTCCAGAAGAGCCGGTCGGGCCTGACCCGGATGGCCAAGCTGACCTTCGAGGACCTGACCGGTTCCGTGCCGGCGATGCTCTGGCCCGAGGAGTTCGCCAAGAATGAAAGCATCCTCAAGAATGACCAGATCGCATTCGTGAAGGGGACGCTCGACCGCCGCCGCGAGCCGGCCGAGCTGGTCATCACCAAGATCATCCCCATGGACAACGGCCCCGCCGAGCTGACCCGGGGCGTGATCGTCCGGCTTCACAAGGGGATCCAGCAGCCAGACGACCTGGAGCGGCTCAACCGGACGGTGAAGGCTTATGCGGGCAACCTGGACCTCTACCTGGAGATCCTGGGCCTCGACGGCGTCCGCAGGGCGATCTTCAAGGCCGGCCCCAACCAGAAGGTGCGCCACGACGAACGCATGCTCGACGACCTGGAATCGACCGTCGGCTGCGACAACGTCCGCCTGCTGGGCCTGGGCGGGACCGCCTCGCGCAAGCCCTCGATCAACCCCGTCCCGGCCTACGCGGCCACGGCCCCGGCGATGGACGATGGCCCCGGTGACGACATGGACGACGATTGA
- the glgP gene encoding alpha-glucan family phosphorylase, with protein MTGQAPLLDKLRELARNLWWTWQPNVISLFRELDPALWRDCDHNPVEFLQRIAPDVLEKRAAEVALDSRIDNAFRRLNEYLADTDSWGSVYAATLRTRPVAYFSAEFGLHESVPIYSGGLGVLAGDHLKSASDLGIPLVAVGLAYAQGYFHQSLNADGWQQENYLTNDTKMLPVEPVLDASGAPLNISIDTHTGVLHARVWRLEVGRTTLLLLDSFVDQNSDSDKALTARLYGGDARVRIRQELLLGVGGVRLLNALGINPGVLHLNEGHSAFATLEMIRTRMQASGVPFGEASLDVAAMTVFTTHTPVAAGHDRFPSDLVEQNLGKIRDELKLSYDDFMGLGRVYPSDHNEPFCMTVLALKLSNHANGVSALHGAVSRRMWRPLYPNKTEPEVPIGHITNGVHVRTWVAPQMHAVFDRHLGVTWPARMRHPETWAGVSKIDDAELWETNQVLKARLIDFVRTRLVAQAKRRDEPASALQAASKVLDPNVLTIGFARRFATYKRAGLVLSEPERLAEMINSADRPLQLVFAGKAHPEDQLGKALIQGIVKMTRDPRFAGKIVFVEDYDMDVARQLVQGVDVWMNNPRRPQEASGTSGEKALLNGALNFSILDGWWAEAYDGTNGFAIGNGLTHSQPQEQDIRDHHDLMKTLTDVVVPLYYDRAADGLPHGWIARQKSALRSLAWRFNADRMVMDYVQNCYLPAADGLSCQMPNR; from the coding sequence ATGACGGGCCAGGCACCGCTGCTCGATAAGCTCCGCGAACTCGCCCGCAACCTCTGGTGGACGTGGCAGCCCAACGTCATCAGCCTGTTTCGAGAGCTCGACCCGGCCCTCTGGCGCGACTGCGACCACAACCCGGTCGAGTTCCTCCAGCGGATCGCGCCCGACGTCCTGGAGAAGCGAGCCGCCGAGGTGGCCCTCGACTCGCGGATCGACAATGCGTTCCGGCGGCTCAACGAGTATCTGGCCGACACCGACAGCTGGGGCTCGGTCTACGCGGCCACGCTGCGCACCCGCCCGGTGGCCTACTTCTCGGCCGAGTTCGGCCTGCACGAGAGCGTGCCCATCTATTCGGGCGGCCTGGGCGTGCTGGCCGGCGACCACCTGAAGAGCGCCAGCGACCTGGGCATCCCGCTGGTGGCCGTGGGCCTGGCCTACGCGCAAGGCTACTTCCACCAGTCGCTGAATGCCGATGGCTGGCAGCAGGAAAATTACCTGACCAACGACACCAAGATGCTGCCGGTCGAGCCGGTCCTCGACGCCAGCGGCGCGCCCCTGAACATCTCGATCGACACCCACACGGGCGTGCTGCACGCCCGGGTCTGGCGGCTGGAAGTCGGGCGGACGACCCTGCTGCTGTTGGACAGCTTCGTCGACCAGAACTCCGACAGCGACAAGGCCCTGACGGCCAGGCTCTACGGCGGCGACGCCCGGGTGCGCATCCGCCAGGAGCTGCTGCTGGGCGTCGGCGGGGTCAGGCTGCTGAACGCCCTGGGCATCAACCCCGGCGTGCTGCACCTTAACGAGGGCCACAGCGCCTTCGCCACCCTTGAGATGATCCGGACCCGGATGCAGGCCTCGGGCGTGCCGTTCGGCGAGGCCAGCCTCGACGTGGCGGCCATGACCGTCTTCACCACCCACACCCCGGTCGCCGCCGGTCACGACCGCTTCCCGTCCGACCTCGTCGAGCAGAACCTGGGCAAGATCCGCGACGAGCTGAAGCTGTCCTATGACGACTTCATGGGCCTGGGCCGCGTCTACCCGAGCGACCACAACGAGCCCTTCTGCATGACGGTGCTGGCCCTGAAGCTGTCCAACCACGCCAACGGCGTCAGCGCCCTGCACGGCGCGGTCTCGCGGCGGATGTGGCGCCCGCTCTATCCCAACAAGACCGAGCCGGAAGTGCCCATCGGGCACATCACCAACGGGGTGCATGTGCGGACCTGGGTGGCCCCCCAAATGCACGCCGTCTTCGACCGCCACCTGGGCGTCACCTGGCCGGCGCGGATGCGTCACCCCGAGACCTGGGCGGGCGTGTCCAAGATCGACGACGCCGAGCTCTGGGAGACCAACCAGGTCCTCAAGGCACGCCTGATCGACTTCGTCCGGACCAGGCTGGTGGCCCAGGCAAAGCGGCGGGATGAGCCCGCCTCGGCGCTCCAGGCCGCCTCCAAGGTGCTCGACCCCAACGTCCTGACGATCGGCTTCGCCCGGCGGTTCGCCACCTACAAGCGGGCCGGCCTGGTGCTCTCCGAGCCCGAGCGGCTGGCCGAGATGATCAATTCGGCCGACCGGCCGTTGCAGCTCGTCTTCGCCGGCAAGGCCCACCCTGAGGACCAGCTCGGCAAGGCGCTCATCCAGGGCATCGTCAAGATGACCCGCGACCCCCGGTTCGCCGGCAAGATCGTCTTCGTCGAGGACTACGACATGGACGTCGCCCGCCAGTTGGTGCAGGGCGTCGACGTCTGGATGAACAACCCGCGCCGGCCACAGGAGGCCAGCGGAACCTCGGGCGAGAAGGCCCTGCTCAACGGAGCCCTGAACTTCTCGATCCTCGACGGTTGGTGGGCCGAGGCCTACGACGGCACCAACGGGTTCGCCATCGGCAACGGCCTGACGCACTCGCAGCCCCAGGAACAGGACATCCGCGACCACCACGACCTGATGAAGACGCTCACCGACGTCGTCGTCCCGCTGTATTACGACCGGGCCGCCGACGGCCTGCCGCACGGCTGGATCGCCCGCCAGAAGTCGGCCCTGAGGTCGCTGGCCTGGCGGTTCAACGCCGACCGGATGGTCATGGACTACGTCCAGAACTGCTACCTGCCGGCCGCCGACGGCCTCTCCTGCCAGATGCCCAACCGCTGA